Proteins from a genomic interval of Plasmodium berghei ANKA genome assembly, chromosome: 6:
- a CDS encoding threonylcarbamoyl-AMP synthase, putative gives MATIIEGKELIKNDNVKKMLKEHIKKNNLIGFPTETVYGLGGNSLSEISLKNIFKMKNRPISDPIISHVYDIAQAFDQLYHINMYEKYIIYILNMKFSPGPLSIIAKAKEHLPLILTAHTQFCAVRIPNNKIAKEIIKICDTPIAAPSANKFQHISPTNSLHVYEEFKDENILIFDDGQCDIGIESTVIKIIKYKKEKEKNINSSNHNENGNENFDEYASDDEIIIDEEYEKECNSEISNLKCTLNCKNDVSNFEVFEKLKEVFEMIKANNILNELDENMKNKITEKILKYKNLYNYEIKIYRRGKYTKNDLKVVLNNTPLLNNIRVTIYKKIEFEKLNILKNKTDNEYNNSIGSKEMDIVGNDFPNNNDAKIIEKNNNVNLSNNIDNNDISMKSEVSPGTLLTHYSPVVSTYLIDIIKNKDEKSNKYSSKLLNINLNKCIFLDIGNSFFEYENNFLKYLNISYDNLEVNEQIKYVTKNFFLFLRKAENLAINHQAKYIFISIVNLKPLNELTLSIFDRIFRSASGKIFKVFVNQDKQLEFFNN, from the coding sequence ATGGCAACAATAATTGAAGGAaaagaattaataaaaaatgacaaTGTTAAGAAAATGCTGAAAgagcatataaaaaaaaataatttaattggCTTCCCAACAGAAACAGTATATGGGTTAGGAGGAAATTCATTAAGTGAAATTtctttgaaaaatatatttaaaatgaaaaatagaCCAATTAGTGATCCTATAATATCACATGTATATGATATAGCACAAGCATTTGATCaattatatcatataaatatgtatgaaaaatatattatatatatattaaatatgaaattttCTCCTGGCCCATTATCAATTATAGCAAAAGCAAAGGAGCACCTTCCATTAATTTTAACAGCACATACTCAATTTTGTGCTGTAAGAATaccaaataataaaattgcaaaagaaattataaaaatatgtgatACACCAATAGCTGCCCCATCTGCTAATAAATTCCAGCATATTAGTCCAACAAATTCTTTACATGTTTATGAAGAATTtaaagatgaaaatattttaatttttgatgATGGGCAATGTGATATAGGAATTGAGTCTActgtaataaaaataataaagtataaaaaagagaaagaaaaaaatataaatagttcTAATCATAATGAAAATGGGAATGAGAATTTTGATGAATATGCCAGTGAcgatgaaataataatagatgaagaatatgaaaaagaatGCAACAGCGAAATAAGCAATTTAAAATGCACAttaaattgtaaaaatgatgtttcaaattttgaagtttttgaaaaattaaaagaagtATTTGAAATGATTAAAGCAAATAAcatattaaatgaattagatgaaaatatgaaaaataaaataactgaaaaaattttgaaatataagaatttatataattatgagataaaaatatatcggCGTGGAAagtatacaaaaaatgacTTAAAAGTTGTATTGAATAATACCCcacttttaaataatataagagtaactatttataaaaaaatagaatttgaaaaactgaatattctaaaaaataaaacagaTAATGAGTACAATAATTCAATTGGTAGTAAGGAGATGGATATAGTTGGAAATGATTTtcctaataataatgatgcaaaaattatagaaaaaaataataatgtaaatttatccaataatatagataacAATGATATATCAATGAAAAGTGAAGTTAGCCCTGGAACACTCCTTACACACTACAGTCCAGTTGTTTCAACATATTTAATTGacataattaaaaataaagatgaaaaaagtaataaatatagtagtaaattattaaatataaatttgaataaatgtatatttttagatatagggaattcattttttgaatatgaaaataattttttaaaatatttgaatatatcTTATGATAATTTGGAAGtaaatgaacaaataaaGTATGTAACaaaaaacttttttttatttttgcgTAAAGCAGAAAATTTGGCTATAAATCATCAAgccaaatatatatttatttcaattGTTAATTTAAAACCATTGAATGAACTTACTTTGTCAATTTTTGACAGAATTTTTAGATCAGCTTCAggaaaaatttttaaagttTTTGTTAATCAGGATAAGCAATTAGaatttttcaataattaa
- a CDS encoding nucleosome assembly protein, putative gives MATNENNQPIPPEEEKEISSLLESIKIDDEKMSDLTEEQKETLKKLKLYQKEYYDYESKFEYELFLLRQKYHDLYGPIYDKRREALVGSGEAKIGTPNLPEFWLRALRNNNTVSHVIEDHDEEILVYLNDIRCDYIKKNKEKKEGFILSFHFVKNPFFSNSVLTKTYHMKCVDCDNEPVLLHTEATVIDWYENKNILKKNVVKKQHNKNSREVKTVQQTVNRDSFFHFFTSHKVPNSNVIKQLSKHEVAQLEMIIEGDYEVALTIKERIIPYAVDYYLGIIIESESNSIVSDVDSSYTSSENNSNYNSYESNNSAYNDENSNVDTNEYDDNDDEGGKSNEEPLTS, from the exons ATGGCAACTAACGAAAATAACCAA CCAATCCCTCCCGAGGAAGAGAAGGAAATATCTTCTCTATTAGAAAGCATAAAAATAG atgatgaaaaaatgagCGATTTGACAGAAGAACAAAAAGAAACGTTGAAAAAGTTGAAGCTATACCAAAAGGAATATTATGATTATGAGTCGAAATTCGAATATGAACTATTTTTGTTAAGACAGAAATATCATGACTTATATGGACCAATTTATGATAAAAGAAGGGAAGCATTAGTAGGAAGTGGAGAAGCAAAAATCGGAACCCCAAATTTACCTGAGTTCTGGTTGCGAGCATTACGAAATAACAATACAGTTAGTCATGTTATTGAAGATCATGATGAAGAAATTTTagtttatttaaatgatataagatgtgattatataaaaaagaataaagaaaagaaagaaggatttatattatcatttcattttgttaaaaatccatttttttctaattctGTATTAACAAAAACATATCATATGAAATGTGTAGATTGTGATAACGAGCCTGTTTTGTTACATACAGAAGCAACAGTAATTGATTGGtatgaaaacaaaaatatattaaaaaaaaatgttgtaaaaaaacagcataataaaaattcacGGGAAGTTAAGACAGTACAACAAACTGTTAACAGAGATAgctttttccatttttttacaagTCATAAAGTTCCTAATTCAAATGttataaaacaattaaGTAAACATGAAGTAGCTCAACTCGAAATGATTATCGAAGGAGATTACGAAGTTGCATTAACAATTAAGGAAAGAATTATACCATATGCTGTAGATTATTATTTAGGAATTATTATAGAGAGTGAAAGCAACAGTATAGTTAGTGATGTTGATAGTAGCTACACAAGTAGTGAAAATAACAGTAATTATAATAGTTATGAAAGTAACAATAGTGCatataatgatgaaaatagtaATGTTGATACAAATGAATATGATGATAATGATGATGAAGGGGGAAAGAGTAATGAAGAACCTCTTACctcttaa
- a CDS encoding ubiquitin-conjugating enzyme E2, putative, with protein MALKRITKELQDLNKDPPTNCSAGPIGDDLFFWQATIMGPGDSPYENGVYFLNIKFPPDYPFKPPKIIFTTKIYHPNINTAGAICLDILKDQWSPALTISKVLLSISSLLTDPNADDPLVPEIAHVYKTDRTKYHQTAKAWTQKYAQ; from the exons ATGGCTTTAAAAAGAATAACAAAG gaATTACAAGATTTAAATAAAGACCCTCCTACAAATTGCTCAGCCGGTCCTATTGGGGAtgatctttttttttggcaAGCAACGATAATGGGCCCAGGGGATAG TCCATATGAAAACGGGGTTTATTTTCTTAACATTAAGTTCCCACCCGATTATCCTTTCAAACCACCCAAA attatttttacgacaaaaatatatcatcctaatataaatacagCAGGGGCTATTTGCCTTGACATATTAAAAGATCAATGGAGTCCTGCGCTAACTATATCTAAAGTCTTACTTTCTATATCCTCCCTTTTAACTGATCCAAATGCTG ATGACCCATTAGTTCCTGAAATAGCTCATGTTTACAAAACAGATAGAACGAAGTATCACCAAACAGCCAAAGCGTGGACGCAAAAATATGcacaataa
- a CDS encoding cytochrome c1 heme lyase, with protein MNEEKNIDTKNSKEKSSIPSIGGSWYYPSQNQFYKTTRKKGYSYTDEELNIALKIHNAVNEETWKKIMKKEAFFFHICKDQKLIRFIGFPTKLSLKAFMLTLIGYNKPFDRHDWYIDRCGNTIKYIIDYYDGKNENNAPVSIFIDARSELSYNNTLDYFKVLYLKFCNFFKLST; from the exons ATGAACGAAGAGAAAAATATCGATACAAAAAATTCTAAAGAAAAATCTTCGATCCCGTCTATTGGTGGAAGCTGGTATTATCCTTCACAAaatcaattttataaaacaaCTCGTAAAAAAG GCTATTCATATACTGATGAAGAATTGAATATCGCtctaaaaatacataatgCCGTAAATGAGGAAAcatggaaaaaaattatgaaaaaggaagcatttttttttcatatatgtaAAGATCAAAAATTAATCAGATTTATCGGATTTCCCACTAAACTCTCTTTAAAAGCTTTTATGCTAACATTAATTGGTTATAACAAACCGTTTGATAGACATGATTGGTATATAGACCGATGTGGAAACACAATAAA gtATATTATTGACTATTATgatggaaaaaatgaaaataatgctCCTGTTTCGATTTTCATTGACGCAAGATCAGAATTGAGTTACAACAACACATTGGATTATTTTAAAGTTTTGTACCTAAagttttgtaatttttttaaactcTCAACATGA